The Coccidioides posadasii str. Silveira chromosome 2, complete sequence genomic interval GGAGACGCACCTGTTGAAACCTCCTGTAATTTCGGTAGGCGCTCGCTTTCAACATTCGCTGCACGAACTTTTAGGTTAACAAGAATCAAGTATACGACCTAGCTCTTCTCTCTTCGCTTCCTCAGACGCTCTCACCTTTCCTTCCACCCACCGACCTCCCCGCCTTCAGGCCCCGAGCACTGTTTAACGTTGGTGTTCACGACCTACCATACCTCACCTCGCTGTCACGCAAAACATCTCCAcagaaaaaaggagaaaattGTTGGATCGCATGTACAAGCGATCGTGTGTTGGGCCTCAAACCAGAGCTCTACGATGTTCTAATCGACCTGCCACCACCATATTCCAAAGATGCTCCCGAAAAAGTATACCCGAAACTCATGCTTTCCCCATTACATCCACTCACACCCAAGGACTCAAAACAAATCCGTTTGAAGGCTACTCAGCGAGATGTACGGCGGTATCTAACTCTCAGGGAGGGTCTAAATGTCCTTCCCCGCGACGATGCTGCAAACGAagacgaggaggaagaatTTGACAACTCCTCAACATTCTCGACGAATTCACTTGTTGAACCACTCTCATGGCCTCTTTTAGCCTACACATCCTTCATATGGTGGGCCTCTGCTGGAGAAAAGGGAGCGGGCCAGTCCGACGAGGAGAAGGAGCAGGATGCTAAATTACTGCTACCAGACGATGACAGCATCTACGCGCCGGGGACCCGCCGCGGTAGCATCTCCTACCAAGAACGCGACGACCGAACGCAAGAAATAGCCCTAATAACATATTTCCGACGTCTCACCACCCAAATTTTCACCGTCCTCTTCGACATCGTCAGCCGTCAAGATGAGGAGCGCAGTGAGAACGCTGGAGAAAGCAGCAGGCTTGATGAAGTTGGCTCGCCTATTCCATCcggagatgaagaagaatacCGAGACGAGCCAGAGGAGCCGTTAATAATACATGCCAACCAAGAAGACTCTCAGCCGCTCTTAAACAACCGCACATCTGGACGAGATAAGCTAGGCGATGACGAAGACGAATTCACACCCATAACTACTACAGACATGGCGCAAATGGGTCTCGACCCATGGAGCGAAGCAGATAGGAGATTCGTCGAGGAGCTGGTTCAGGTATGGTGGGACCGAAAAGCACAAGTTCAGGGAGGGAGAATTAAGTGTTGCGGGGTGCGCATCCTTTGAAATATGGTACATATTATATGTAGTTGTATGCTGGCGCGCGGGGGTTAATGGGATATATCTAGGTTTATGGCGGGAAGCTCTCATGGATGCTAATATCTCGAATATAGTAGCGCTGATGAGACGGGTCGGACATCTACGTATTGTTTTGATTTGGAGCCAATACGTTCGAGACGAATAAACCCCAATTATCTTATTAATTTCCAGTTAAATCTACTTTTACTAACGCCTATGGAAGTCCCCAAGAGCTTAATCTGCCCCGAATGAAGTAAAGACGCATCGCTGTTTATGGATGAAATTAAACAGAGGGTATAAGAAAGGTAAATAATGCAATAGGATCAGATAAATCCCCCAGAAAATCATATTCAAAGAGCGGAAATGAGAACCAGCAGCATGCTATGTTTTGTTATGGAACACAGTCAATTGCGAAAGACGCACTCTGACGGGATAGCGCAAAAAGGAAATAAAGTGATAGTGTGAGAGGAAATTGTCAATAGAGTGGGATGAGGACTAAACAAGACGAAAGAAATAAAATGAAATGTACCATAACCCGCCTGGACTCCAGGCTTTAAACATTTTAAATCGAGTAGAAAGCGAGAATATCGCTGACATGCGTTCACCATAGCCAATCACAAACTCGATGACGGGTGAGTGAAGACACCGAAACATGGACATAAATCACCTAAAGTTTCTTCTGACACTCGCGATTGGCGCACTAATATCTCTTCTTCCCCTGATCCCCGAGCCTAAATACATCGAATGACCCTCTAGAGCCCCAGAATTTTCCACCCTTGGGATTCTTTTTGTCCCCGTCATTGGGGTAATCGTATTGCCCATCATCCCTAATTTTGTATTAGCGTCGTTGGCGCTGGCAGATCTTTTGAGTGCACCTTGCGTGCGGTCGCGCCGGGCACGTATTTGCGCTAGCGCTTCTTCTCGGTTGATGGGAGTAGCGGGGATAGGGCAAAATGCTGCTTCGCTGCGGGCTGCTTGCGTCTCTGCGTAGAGGGGGATagtcctggttgttgtgaTGGTTTGGTATTCAAGGTGGCTGGGTTGATATGGGTGAGTTTTGAATGGAAGTTTGGGGCCAAGGGAGTGGCTGCCGGTGCGGTTCGCAGGGACGGTTTCAAGAGGAGAATTGGAGGAGGGTCTGTACTGATCTATTTCGATCGATATTTCTGTGTCAGGGGATTGAGAAGCCAGCTCAAGATCCTGGGCTTCCTCTGTTTGACCCATAATATCTATATTCTGGGGTGCAAATGTAGGGGAAGGGGAAGACGGTCCAAAGGAGGTTTGGCTCGCATTCATTGAGCCATCATTCACATCGGTATTCCGGTTGGGTGACGGAATGACTTGAAAGGTACCAGTATCCGAACAAAACGTAACCAAGGGTTCATCTGGTTGTTGCTCAGGCTCTTCATGGGCTTCACATGGGGGTGTGGGAATGGAAGGGGATGGTTGTCCCTGTAAAGCTGGAATGTCCTGAGGCTTTGTGCGAGCTTCTTTTAGCTCAGGCTCCTTCTCTGTTCCCTGGCAAAGTGTATCCCAAGATGGATCATGTACATATCGGGTTCCTCGGTTCTCTGCAAGCCTGCAGGAGCAGCGCTTGAATTGGCATTCCATCTTTAGAAAATGTACCATGTCCTCCGCTTTCTGTCGCATCCGCTTCTCCCACTGGAGATCGTCGTTAAGTTTatcaataagacaagaatcatcttcatcaagcCCAACTTCCATGGAGTCTTCGCCCACTGATGTTGTGGAATCAAGTGAAAATTTGACAGGAGATCCGAGTTTGGAGCTTAGGCGATCCCGAGTATTTAGGCTCCGTTTGCGACTGGGGGATCGATTGTCAGTAGAGTCTGGTTGGCCCCTTTTTATCCCTCTAGATCCTGGCGACGTGGACATGAGAACAGCCTCAGGTGCGGCCAAATTTTTGGCGGGAGTCTGTCCCCGAATTTCCTCCACCTGTGCTTCCAGACTTTCAAAGTTATTCTCGGTTTCCGAAGCTCGGAGTTTTCCTTTCAAAGTTTCGAGTTCTTCGGTCAAGCCTGCCAATGCATACGCACGCTCAAACGCTTCCTGCTTCGCCCTTTCTTTTGCGTCTCTCTCCAGTTTTACCTCTTCCTTCAAACTTTTTATCTCCCCCCTAGAGAACTTCAATTCCTCCTGCGCCTTAACCAACGCGGATCCAGCACGAAACGCTTCCTTTCTTGCCTTCCTAACTTCCTTTTCGAACACAGTTCGTTCATGTACTTGTCTCTCTTTGAGCGAGTGAAGCTCCTCTACCAACGACTCCAATCGTTCACTAACCCTCCGCTCCCGCGCATTGGCCTCAGAAAGCTGCGCAAGGGCAGTCTGCAACGCAGACTCAGCTTCTTCTCGACCAAGGATTGCTCTCTGTAGTGCGGCAGTGGTTGTCGAGACGTGAGAAACAGGTCTCTCGGGCGTAGTGGCACTAGACAGTCGATTGAGAAACGCGACTTTTGCTTGGACATCTGAGGCCCCGCGTCCAGACCTGGTCGGGGAATGCATAGCGTCCAATGACTTTGTTGGCGAGATGTTCATCTTTTGCTGATTCATGCGATCTGGAGTGATGGGGAACAAGGGAGAACCGGTCTGTTGGGGCATTTTAACGGGAGTGGTCGATTCCACCATATTCATGGGCTGGAGAAAGCCTTCGGGTgtgaaggaagaagaggacgcAGGACTCAGATCCGCCACATTAACGATAAGAGAAGATCGCTGAGGTGGACGCGGGTCAGAGGATAATCATCGCGAACTTCGAGATCCTTGTTGGCGGCGCCAGACTTGGTTAGCACTCTCCGTGTTTATCGATCTTCCCAGGTCTCAGTGGTGCCCGCGTTGCCCGCGTTGCCCGTAGCAACCAGAATGTCTTATGT includes:
- a CDS encoding uncharacterized protein (EggNog:ENOG410PSKN~COG:S~BUSCO:7542at33183), which gives rise to MNMVESTTPVKMPQQTGSPLFPITPDRMNQQKMNISPTKSLDAMHSPTRSGRGASDVQAKVAFLNRLSSATTPERPVSHVSTTTAALQRAILGREEAESALQTALAQLSEANARERRVSERLESLVEELHSLKERQVHERTVFEKEVRKARKEAFRAGSALVKAQEELKFSRGEIKSLKEEVKLERDAKERAKQEAFERAYALAGLTEELETLKGKLRASETENNFESLEAQVEEIRGQTPAKNLAAPEAVLMSTSPGSRGIKRGQPDSTDNRSPSRKRSLNTRDRLSSKLGSPVKFSLDSTTSVGEDSMEVGLDEDDSCLIDKLNDDLQWEKRMRQKAEDMVHFLKMECQFKRCSCRLAENRGTRYVHDPSWDTLCQGTEKEPELKEARTKPQDIPALQGQPSPSIPTPPCEAHEEPEQQPDEPLVTFCSDTGTFQVIPSPNRNTDVNDGSMNASQTSFGPSSPSPTFAPQNIDIMGQTEEAQDLELASQSPDTEISIEIDQYRPSSNSPLETVPANRTGSHSLGPKLPFKTHPYQPSHLEYQTITTTRTIPLYAETQAARSEAAFCPIPATPINREEALAQIRARRDRTQGALKRSASANDANTKLGMMGNTITPMTGTKRIPRVENSGALEGHSMYLGSGIRGRRDISAPIASVRRNFR
- a CDS encoding uncharacterized protein (EggNog:ENOG410PI99~COG:S~BUSCO:5658at33183); this translates as MASDRRSSAVLRGGMGVRTAPPGIAALFLIHFDIKAGYTIVWKESLPDVVLHDVVEFKSLPSGLHNVKEDLVYFVQDDYAGLSAFVNQPADESERNALMLAVGVLVPLSQGRLGKAWRHAASLKELARKLANDYGDTKPLADYWEAFQLPNYHNESPPDSPLASISGLKPKQSTPQGAFHRGRTLSDATALLTSKQLLAPYHPALCLPDFKDTLGPLIFPLYRAALLRKRILFLGDAPVETSCNFVYDLALLSSLPQTLSPFLPPTDLPAFRPRALFNVGVHDLPYLTSLSRKTSPQKKGENCWIACTSDRVLGLKPELYDVLIDLPPPYSKDAPEKVYPKLMLSPLHPLTPKDSKQIRLKATQRDVRRYLTLREGLNVLPRDDAANEDEEEEFDNSSTFSTNSLVEPLSWPLLAYTSFIWWASAGEKGAGQSDEEKEQDAKLLLPDDDSIYAPGTRRGSISYQERDDRTQEIALITYFRRLTTQIFTVLFDIVSRQDEERSENAGESSRLDEVGSPIPSGDEEEYRDEPEEPLIIHANQEDSQPLLNNRTSGRDKLGDDEDEFTPITTTDMAQMGLDPWSEADRRFVEELVQVWWDRKAQVQGGRIKCCGVRIL